Within the Marixanthomonas sp. SCSIO 43207 genome, the region ATAAATAACAAATTGGAAAGTAGTTTTCCTAGTTTTTTTACTTTTCGAGGGAAGGCCCGCAAGGTAATTGAAAACCCAGCATCTTGATACGATACATAATGCCAATAGCCACTAGGCATATACAAAGCGTCACCATGTTTCATCTCTACAGAAATTCCTCTTAAATCTTGTAATGCAGGATATTTTGAAAAATCTGGATTGTCTAAATCTATTGCTTCAACATTATGAACGGTAAACGGAACTTTATATAAATATCTGGCTTGGTCGGGTTCAAAAAGCAATATTTTTTTTGTTCCGTGGAAATGAACGTGGAGTAAATCTGCCAGGTCCATATCATAGTGAGCCAATACCTTTGAGCCTTTTCCACCAAAAAACATAACAGGTAATTTTTTAAAGAAAGGTAATCCAATATCGGGATAGTCAAAATCCTTGGTTAATTGTGGCATTTTTTGAAGCACATTATAAAAAAACATACGCAAATCTGTTGGGCCAGATTTAAGTAATTCTATATAATCATAAAGCTTCATCTTTTTTGCGGGTACAACCGATTTTTTATGACCTTTGGTAGGTTTGTTATTATATAAAGGAACTATTTGATCTCCCGCCAAGTGTTGAATATACTCTAAGTTCCACTTTTCATACGCAGGCCATTGTTTTGCAAACCCTTTAATTAACACCGGACGTTGTGGCTTGTAATAATTGGCTACAAAAGTTTCTTTGGTAATAGATTCTACACTTATAATTGTAGTGGTTTTAATTGTTCCCATTGTGCTTTATTTCTTTTTTAAAAATAAGAAGTTTAAATAACAAAGGCTGTATTGTAAATGCAATTAATACTGCTGAAAAAACACCAATCATAGACACCAAAGCAACCGAATGCAATGCAGGATGCTTGGCAAAAATCAATACACCAACGCCAAGAATGGTTGTTAAAAGCGACAGTAGAATAGCAGTTTTATGCGTGGTTAAAACAATCTTGCTGTTTTGAAGTAAAGCATTTGTAATAAAAATACTATAATCAACCCCTAACCCAAAAATAAACGCCGAAATTATACTATTAAACACATTAAACTCTAACTGTAACAATCCCATTAAACCAATTGTCAACAACCACGTTAAACATATAGGCAAAGAAGTAACCAAGGCCAACCTCCAGTTTTGATAAAATAATAATAAAGACAATATCACAATACCAAGACAATAAAAAATCAATGTATTAAAATCTCGTTGAAGATTGCTTAACAAGGTTTCGTTTAATTCTTTTCTATCAATAATTATAGTGTTTTTAAAGCCTTTAAACGCCTCTTGAATGTTTTTATATTGGTCTTTTTGTAATGTAATAATTGATGTTACTGTAGAAAAATTCCTTTCTTCTGAAATAAAATCTGAAATCATCTCACTGCCAAAGCTAGGATAATCTGATAGCTGTAATGGTTTAAACTTACGCGTCAACAAATCATTAAAACCTGAAAAAGCATCTGTTTTAAAACCAATTGATGTTGAAGTTTGTTCAATAAATTTTGAAACCTGATTAAGTCGTTCTTGATGCCAAAATCGGTTCCACTTTTGTATATCACTTTGTTGTTTTTTTTCTGATGAAATCAACTTACCAACCGACTTAAAAGCATCAATTTTTGAATCTTTTTGCAACACTTGTAATACATGATAAATTGAATCATTATGCTGCAAGGCTTTTTCTAAAGAAGCATCATATGCTACAACATAAACCGATTTTGAAATTGAATTACTAATTGACTGAAGTTCTTTTTCTGCATTAACCAGCTGTTCTGGTTTGTAATTTAACTGTTCCAAATCTTTATTAAAACCTACTGTATTATAGCTAAAACAGCTTACCAATATCAATAACACGAGCACACTTATAAATAATGGTTTTTTATGCAAAGGATAGTTTGCAAAACGAGAAAACCATTCGGTATGTGTTTGCGAAGCGTTAAATGTATGTTGATACACCTGCGGAATAAACAACAACGCTACCACCGAAGCAACAACAACACTTACGGCAGCAAAAATACCTAAATCTTGTAGCGCCTGCGAGTTGACAAACAACAAACAAACAAAAGCCAACGCTGTAGTTAAACTACTCATTAATATTGGCTTTGTAATACTTTTGTAAAGCTCTTTTCCTTGTTCTCCGTTTTTTATATGTGTAAGAATATGTAAAGCGTAATCTAAGGTAATCCCAAGTAAAATAGCTCCAATTCCTAAAGAAATAGCCGAAAGTTGTGGCCGCAACAACACCAAAAATGCAATTGATGTTAACGCACCAAAAAAAGTAGGAAAAATAAGTATTAAAGGAACCCAAAAACTGCGATAATAAACAATAAAAACAATAAGTAAAACCGTTAACGCTATGCCTATGGTTACTATAATATCTTGCTTTATTTGTTTGGCGTTTGCAGCAGCTATAAAGGCAGCTCCATAATATTTACTCGCTACTTTTGATTCAAACTCTGTGTTTAACTGTTTCTGAAGTTGATACAACTTTTCTGTAAAAACGGCGTTTTTTTCAGAATTGGAAGAAGCAAAACTTGGAGTAATAAACAACAAAATATGCTGTTCATCTTCGGTCATTATATAACCGTCTTTTAGCTTAAATCCTTCTTCTACACCAATATTTTTAAGGTTATTTAATGCAAGATTGGTTACATGTAATGGATCTCTAAGCGTTTGCTTTTTGGTAATAAATCCGGAAGGTGAGGTTAAGGTTTTATAGTTTTCTTTCATCTTTTCTGAAATACTATCTTCAGAAATTCTTTTTCTTATAACGTTATAATCGTTTTCAGAAAGAAATAAAGGAAGGTTGTTATAAACAAAATCCATTGTTTCAAAAAGTGACTCTTCCTCAGCAACACCTTGAATTTTATCTATGTAATCATCTTTGAGAGGTAGTAATTGTTCTTTTAATGCCGAAGCATATGCTATTAAACTTTCAGTTGTGCCAGATTCTTTTTTAATAGTAACAACTACTTTATCTGCAAAGCGAACCTGCTTAAGTACTTTTTGAAGCTCTTTGTTTTCTGAATGGGAAGGAATTAATTTAGAGATATCTTCTTCAAATGAAACTTTTGAGGCTACAAAAGCCAGCCCAACACTAAGGGCAATTAAAACAATAAAAAAAAATGTTTTCTTTTTTTGAAAATGAAGATACAGCTTGTAAAAAACCTTATCCATTAGTTCGTACTTTTTTTGAATCAAATAAGTAAAAACAGATATAAGATAAGCTTCCCAAGATAATTGCCGCTCCTACTGAAAGCACAATACTCCCAATAAAATAAGCTTTTAATGAAGTAACAACTTCAAAGTTATTGGTTACACTTGCTAGAGTCACCTCTTCATTTTGACCCAAAACCCAATAGCCTGTGGCTAAACTTGCCAAAAAAACAAAAGGAATAAAAGGCGGTAAGCTAATGTTTGAAAAAGCAAATGCAATTACTTTGTTTAATTTTAAAACTATGGCAAGAAAAATAACAATCACTGTATGAAAACCCCACAAAGGTGACAATCCTATTAAAAGACCCAACCCTACAGAAAACGCTTTCTTTTCTGGAGAATCATTACTACCCAAAACTTCATCTTTTAAAAATTGCCGGAGCCCCATTTGCTTTACTTTTCTGAAAAAGTCACGCGGACGGATATAAAAATACTTTACCAACAAAAACCAGATAATCAAAATAGTAATGCGAGCAATATCCATAAATGGCCTAAAGTGCGAAACCCGTTCATTAAGGTCATACAAAACTTTGATAGGTACATTTTTAACCAATGTACCAGCCCAGTGGGCTTTTACAAGCACCTCAACTTCAAATTCAAATTTTTTAGTATTTCTGAAAAAAGAAAGGCTCTGCATTTGCTTTATAGGATACAACCTGAAGCCAGATTGTGTATCGTGTAGCTCAATATCTGTTACTGCACGCACCCAAAAGCTAGAAACCTTATTACCTTTTCGGCTTTGAGCTAACACCTCGGCTTCATTCATCCTGCGATCGCCAATTAGTAGTATATTTTTATTTTCTGAAATGTCTAATTCATTAATAAAAATTGGAATATCTGATGCAAAATGCTGTCCGTCACTATCTAGTGTAATAGCATATTCAAAACCTAGTGAAACAGCATGTTTAAATCCTTTTTTTAAAGCATATCCTTTTCCTTGATTTTTGTCTATATGAATTTGTTCAATTTGAGGATATGCAGAAAGAATTTTTCGGGTTTCATCTGTAGAGCCATCATTAACCAAAACAACATCGTCTGTATATTCCAAAACCCCATCCAGAACTCGTTGTAAGGTTTTATAATTATTATAAGTAGGTATCAACACGCAACAGTTGTAATACTTTAATTTTTGCGTTGTATGAGAGTTTGCAGACAGAGTTGTATGTTTTTCAATCGTTTTCATGCACACGATTTCTTTCCACAAAAATAGCATTACATTTTAATACCACCGTACCATCTAGAAAGGTAGTTGTGTTTTTTATTTTTACAGTCTCTTCGTCTTGATTAAATGCCAAATGTATCCTTAATTGGGGATGAAGATTCGGGTTTATCAAAGCGGTAAACTTTACTTGTGAAGCCTTTTGAAGAAAAAGAGATGTATGCAGGTGTTGTTCACAAAGTTCTTTTATAATTTGAAGCATACAAACACCGGGCATTACAGGATTTTCAGGAAAATGACCTTCAAAAACTGAATGGTTTTCATTCACCCTAACTGTCACAGAAACAGCCTCATCTTTATCTACTTCTTTATTTACAACTTCATATAAATTAGGCAATAACATACAATCTACATTTTAAAAACCGAATCAAGTACCGAAACATTAATCTGCTTATTATCAAAGAGTATAACCGTAAAATCATTTGAAGGCTCAATTAGCTTTAATTGGGTTACTTGATGGTCTGTTTCAGAAAAGGTAAGCTGAAATGAAGCAATAAAACGACGCATTCTCTTATCCTTAGGAATAAAATCTACCCTAAATCCTTTTTCAATTTTAAAGTATGAAATCTCAAAAGCTTCATCATCAAACATAGTTCCTTTAATGCTGTTGACAAGAAGCGAATTGAAACTTTTAAAAAGCTTATTTGAACGTAAATCAATCACCTTCTTATTCCCTTCTTCATTAACAAATAACTCATCTCCTTTAAAAATTACTTGATACGTATAAGGTTTTTTGTATTCCCACCGAATTAGATTGGGTGCTTTAAAGGTTAATTCTCCTTCTGAAATCGCTTCATCTTGAAGAAAGTCCATTTCTTTTTTTTGCACAAAGTCACTAACAATGGTTTTTGTTTGACTAGCAGTTTCGGCTACTTGAGCTTTAAATTGATTTATTTCTGAAGGCGTCAACTCTGTTTGCGCATGTAATTGCTGCACGAAAAGAATAGACACAGAAACGATAAAAAATTTAAGTTTAACTTTCATTTAAAAGTGTTTCAATAGTTACACAATCATAATTTTCTTTTTTCAGAAATTGCAACAAATGTTCCACAATTTCTGGACATCTAGAGTGCGTATCGTGCAACAAGATTATAGAGCCCGGTTGTATTTTCTTTTGCAAACGATTTAAAACCCTAGTAGGATTTTTTAACACTGTATCGTAGGAGCGAGCATTCCACCCTATTACTGTATGGTTGGTATCACGCAATGCCCTAGCTATTGATGGATTGGTAACTCCGTATGGCGGTCTAAACCATGTATTCTTCATTCCGGTAATTTGCTCAAGTAACGCATCTGTTTTTTTAAGCTCTTCAACAATCCTATTTTTTCTGAAAAAACCAAAATTGGTCGCATGAGAGTACGAATGATTTGCAAGTTTATGTTTTTCAACATGTATTTGTTTTACAATGTTAGGGTAGCTTTCTATGTGTTTTCCTATGCAAAAAAAGGTAGCTTTTGCATTGTACAATTTCAGTAATTGTAACACTTTGGGTGTAAATTCGGGATGAGGACCATCATCAAAAGTTATTGCTACTTTTCTTTCTGAGGTTGAACTTTTTATGATAGACGATGTAAAAAACTGCCATCGCATATTAAATGACCCTAAAAGCACCAGCAATAGCCATAACAACACAATACTTATATAGGCAATAGGAGATATTTCATAAAACCAATCAAGTACTATAAAACCTAGCAAAGCAATAGCTGCGAGCGATGTTATGTGAATAAATTTTAGCATTGTGATAAAAGTACAAAACTGTGTTGGCTTCCTTTAAATTGGTTGTATAATAAAACAGTTTTATAGGGTTCTTTATCAACTTTCTTAACATAAAAAGCCTCCGGAAGAGTTTTACCAGATAATAATTTAGTTCCCATCCAAAAAGCGAAACCAGAAGCCGAAAAAAATTCGCCCACATATTTTTTAAATTGAAGAATATCGCTGTTTACAAAAAGCTCTGTTATAGTTTGATAATAGATGTCAAAACCATCCCCATTAATACCCAAAATCACTGCATCAACCTCATCAATGGCAACTTGGTTTTGCTTTAAAAATGCTTTTATTTTAGTAGTGATTTCGTCAATAGTAATTTTTGAATTTATTTCCACAGCATTTAAAACTGCTGCAGCACCTTTTTGTTTGGATGATAATACACCAAAAGTAGCACCTTCACCCAGCGGAACATTAATAGAAGGCTGTTGACTTTGCTCAACAAGATGAATGTAATCTACAAATTTGGTTCCCAGTTCATCAACACAGCCTACCAAAACTTGCTTTGCTTCTTCTGTTTCAATTTGAAGTTGCGCATCAATCAAAGCAGACTCAAATGATACCGAACCGTGAACATACGTTGTATTGTAAGCTCTACACTTTAAAGCCAATGCAATTTGTCCGGCAACCGTGTTGTGTGTAGATTGTATAAAAGCAGTGGGGGTTAAAAATTGTTCTTCTTGATTAATAACAGTATTTAAAAAAGTTTCGGTATCTGCAATACAGCCTAAACCGGTACCGGTTATAATAGCATCAGGTTGAGTAACAGCTGATATTTCCAGAGCTTTTTTTGAAGCTGCAACACCCATTTTTACAGCCGGTGACATTCTACGTAATTGAGCTGGTGCAATGTAATCCCGATAAGAAGGGTGTATTGCTGAAACTTTAAATTCTGGATAGTTTTTTATTTCAGAAAAAAGTACATCTTCAGAAAAGCTCTCTTGTGCCGAAATACTTACAACGCTATGAATGTAACATGGTTTCATGGTCGCGAAAAGATTAATGAGGTACAATTACCTCCAAAGCCAAACGAATTTGAAAGCACATGGTTAATTTCTTTATTTTCAAGCTGTGTAACTGGATACAAACCCGTTTCGGGCATTTGATTTTGAAAGCCTAGATTGGCAAAAACTTTATTTTCTTGAATTGCTATAATTGAAAGTATAGCTTCTACCGCTCCGGCAGCAGCCAATGTATGACCGGTAAAAGGTTTTGTTGAACTAAAACTAGGAATCATTTCTTTAAAAACTCGTTGTAACGCTACACTTTCAGATAAATCATTATTTTGTGTAGCGGTTCCGTGGGCGTTTATATAACTGATTTGAGTGGCATTTAATGTTGCTGTTTTCAATGCTTTTTCCATAGCCAAAAATGCTCCTTCTCCGGTTTTGGATGAGGCCGTTTGATGAAAAGCATCATTAGCATTACCGTAACCACTTACGTATGCTAATACCTTTTTGTTTTGTTCAGCAACTACTTTATTTGATTCTAAAACCAAATAAGCTGCTGCTTCACCCAAATTTAATCCGCTTCGGTTGGCATCAAAGGGTTTGCAATTGCTTTCACTTAGTATCATCAATGATTTAAAACCGTTTATGGTAAATTTTGACAAAGCATCGGTTCCTCCTACAATAACTCGGTCTAGTTTTCCGGCTTTCAATAATCGGGCTCCCAACATAATGGCATTGGCTGCAGATGAACATGCTGTGCTTATTGTAGTAACGTAATCTGTAATACCAAAATAGTCAGCGATTTTTTCTGTGCTATCGCCGGCATTATGACTAGAAATATACTTTTGAACTTCTGAATTTGAAGCAAATTGATTCCAGTGATTTTCGGTCATATCCATCCCACCAACTGTTGTTGCTGAAATAAAACCGGTTTTATAATCTGAATAATTTGATACTTTGGCTTGTTGCATAGCTTCTTTTGCAGCCAGAGTACCTAATAATGCTGTGCGCGTAAAATTGTTTTTTTCAGAAAGGTTAAGTCTTTTTACTATCTCAGAATTAGTAAGCGATACTTCTCCTACTTTAATAGCATTTTTATGGTTAGAATCTATATGCTTTAGAGTTCCTAACCCACTTTTTGAACTAAGAAGTGCGCGCCTATTTTCTTGAACCGAATTACCAATGGCAGAAAGTATGCCCATTCCGGTTATGGCGACTTCATTATTCATTTAAGTACTATTTTGTGCGATGTTTGGCTATATAATCTGCTAAAACATTGATTGACTGAAAAATTTCTTTACTTTTTTCAGGGTCGGTTAGTTTTATTCCGTAGTCTTTATCAAGCATTACTATTAATTCTAAAGCATCAATAGAATCTAATCCCAGACCATCACCAAAGAGTGCATCATCGTTATCAATATCTTGAACGGTAAATTCTTCGAGGTTTAATTGCTCTATAATATTTTCTTTCAGTTCCTGCTTTAATGCGTCCATCAACTTTGGGTGTATAATTTTTTAATCGTTTCTTCCGTATATGGAAGCGTTCCTTTTTGGGATGCCAAATATAAAAAAGAATTATATCCTTTTTCACCTATTTCGGTCCAACCACAAAGAATGTGTTTTGCTTTTTGATTATTAGCAAGGCTCTCAGCATATTGCTTTAAAAATAAGGGGTTAAATTCATCAAAAACAAAAAAAGCATTTTCACCTTGAATCTTATTTTTAATGCATACCTCTCCCATTCCTATGTTGGGCAATGTGTACACAAAAACAGCAGGACTTGGGTAAAAGTGTTCTATGCTGTTTATGGAGTCTTGATATACTTTATCTGTATCTAAACTAGCACTTTTATTTGAAAACACTACTGCCATT harbors:
- a CDS encoding DUF2062 domain-containing protein, which translates into the protein MKTIEKHTTLSANSHTTQKLKYYNCCVLIPTYNNYKTLQRVLDGVLEYTDDVVLVNDGSTDETRKILSAYPQIEQIHIDKNQGKGYALKKGFKHAVSLGFEYAITLDSDGQHFASDIPIFINELDISENKNILLIGDRRMNEAEVLAQSRKGNKVSSFWVRAVTDIELHDTQSGFRLYPIKQMQSLSFFRNTKKFEFEVEVLVKAHWAGTLVKNVPIKVLYDLNERVSHFRPFMDIARITILIIWFLLVKYFYIRPRDFFRKVKQMGLRQFLKDEVLGSNDSPEKKAFSVGLGLLIGLSPLWGFHTVIVIFLAIVLKLNKVIAFAFSNISLPPFIPFVFLASLATGYWVLGQNEEVTLASVTNNFEVVTSLKAYFIGSIVLSVGAAIILGSLSYICFYLFDSKKVRTNG
- a CDS encoding 3-hydroxyacyl-ACP dehydratase; translated protein: MLLPNLYEVVNKEVDKDEAVSVTVRVNENHSVFEGHFPENPVMPGVCMLQIIKELCEQHLHTSLFLQKASQVKFTALINPNLHPQLRIHLAFNQDEETVKIKNTTTFLDGTVVLKCNAIFVERNRVHEND
- a CDS encoding phosphopantetheine-binding protein, coding for MDALKQELKENIIEQLNLEEFTVQDIDNDDALFGDGLGLDSIDALELIVMLDKDYGIKLTDPEKSKEIFQSINVLADYIAKHRTK
- a CDS encoding outer membrane lipoprotein carrier protein LolA — encoded protein: MKVKLKFFIVSVSILFVQQLHAQTELTPSEINQFKAQVAETASQTKTIVSDFVQKKEMDFLQDEAISEGELTFKAPNLIRWEYKKPYTYQVIFKGDELFVNEEGNKKVIDLRSNKLFKSFNSLLVNSIKGTMFDDEAFEISYFKIEKGFRVDFIPKDKRMRRFIASFQLTFSETDHQVTQLKLIEPSNDFTVILFDNKQINVSVLDSVFKM
- a CDS encoding beta-ketoacyl synthase, coding for MNNEVAITGMGILSAIGNSVQENRRALLSSKSGLGTLKHIDSNHKNAIKVGEVSLTNSEIVKRLNLSEKNNFTRTALLGTLAAKEAMQQAKVSNYSDYKTGFISATTVGGMDMTENHWNQFASNSEVQKYISSHNAGDSTEKIADYFGITDYVTTISTACSSAANAIMLGARLLKAGKLDRVIVGGTDALSKFTINGFKSLMILSESNCKPFDANRSGLNLGEAAAYLVLESNKVVAEQNKKVLAYVSGYGNANDAFHQTASSKTGEGAFLAMEKALKTATLNATQISYINAHGTATQNNDLSESVALQRVFKEMIPSFSSTKPFTGHTLAAAGAVEAILSIIAIQENKVFANLGFQNQMPETGLYPVTQLENKEINHVLSNSFGFGGNCTSLIFSRP
- a CDS encoding beta-ketoacyl synthase chain length factor yields the protein MKPCYIHSVVSISAQESFSEDVLFSEIKNYPEFKVSAIHPSYRDYIAPAQLRRMSPAVKMGVAASKKALEISAVTQPDAIITGTGLGCIADTETFLNTVINQEEQFLTPTAFIQSTHNTVAGQIALALKCRAYNTTYVHGSVSFESALIDAQLQIETEEAKQVLVGCVDELGTKFVDYIHLVEQSQQPSINVPLGEGATFGVLSSKQKGAAAVLNAVEINSKITIDEITTKIKAFLKQNQVAIDEVDAVILGINGDGFDIYYQTITELFVNSDILQFKKYVGEFFSASGFAFWMGTKLLSGKTLPEAFYVKKVDKEPYKTVLLYNQFKGSQHSFVLLSQC
- a CDS encoding MMPL family transporter yields the protein MDKVFYKLYLHFQKKKTFFFIVLIALSVGLAFVASKVSFEEDISKLIPSHSENKELQKVLKQVRFADKVVVTIKKESGTTESLIAYASALKEQLLPLKDDYIDKIQGVAEEESLFETMDFVYNNLPLFLSENDYNVIRKRISEDSISEKMKENYKTLTSPSGFITKKQTLRDPLHVTNLALNNLKNIGVEEGFKLKDGYIMTEDEQHILLFITPSFASSNSEKNAVFTEKLYQLQKQLNTEFESKVASKYYGAAFIAAANAKQIKQDIIVTIGIALTVLLIVFIVYYRSFWVPLILIFPTFFGALTSIAFLVLLRPQLSAISLGIGAILLGITLDYALHILTHIKNGEQGKELYKSITKPILMSSLTTALAFVCLLFVNSQALQDLGIFAAVSVVVASVVALLFIPQVYQHTFNASQTHTEWFSRFANYPLHKKPLFISVLVLLILVSCFSYNTVGFNKDLEQLNYKPEQLVNAEKELQSISNSISKSVYVVAYDASLEKALQHNDSIYHVLQVLQKDSKIDAFKSVGKLISSEKKQQSDIQKWNRFWHQERLNQVSKFIEQTSTSIGFKTDAFSGFNDLLTRKFKPLQLSDYPSFGSEMISDFISEERNFSTVTSIITLQKDQYKNIQEAFKGFKNTIIIDRKELNETLLSNLQRDFNTLIFYCLGIVILSLLLFYQNWRLALVTSLPICLTWLLTIGLMGLLQLEFNVFNSIISAFIFGLGVDYSIFITNALLQNSKIVLTTHKTAILLSLLTTILGVGVLIFAKHPALHSVALVSMIGVFSAVLIAFTIQPLLFKLLIFKKEIKHNGNN
- a CDS encoding cupin-like domain-containing protein; amino-acid sequence: MGTIKTTTIISVESITKETFVANYYKPQRPVLIKGFAKQWPAYEKWNLEYIQHLAGDQIVPLYNNKPTKGHKKSVVPAKKMKLYDYIELLKSGPTDLRMFFYNVLQKMPQLTKDFDYPDIGLPFFKKLPVMFFGGKGSKVLAHYDMDLADLLHVHFHGTKKILLFEPDQARYLYKVPFTVHNVEAIDLDNPDFSKYPALQDLRGISVEMKHGDALYMPSGYWHYVSYQDAGFSITLRAFPRKVKKLGKLLSNLLFMRNFENIMRYIAGSKWVDYKESSMINRINKRYKKRNENA
- a CDS encoding polysaccharide deacetylase family protein — encoded protein: MLKFIHITSLAAIALLGFIVLDWFYEISPIAYISIVLLWLLLVLLGSFNMRWQFFTSSIIKSSTSERKVAITFDDGPHPEFTPKVLQLLKLYNAKATFFCIGKHIESYPNIVKQIHVEKHKLANHSYSHATNFGFFRKNRIVEELKKTDALLEQITGMKNTWFRPPYGVTNPSIARALRDTNHTVIGWNARSYDTVLKNPTRVLNRLQKKIQPGSIILLHDTHSRCPEIVEHLLQFLKKENYDCVTIETLLNES
- a CDS encoding 3-oxoacyl-ACP synthase; its protein translation is MTTKNTRSFSEFAKHVYKHQEWEYPKFFKMDRLSKLTFLTSEIVLNSIPISSRDKERMAVVFSNKSASLDTDKVYQDSINSIEHFYPSPAVFVYTLPNIGMGEVCIKNKIQGENAFFVFDEFNPLFLKQYAESLANNQKAKHILCGWTEIGEKGYNSFLYLASQKGTLPYTEETIKKLYTQS